A single region of the Pseudorhodoplanes sp. genome encodes:
- a CDS encoding MerR family transcriptional regulator, with protein sequence MARNRTFSTVEAAKEIGISKPTLLRWIRDKKIADVKRDRNKWRVFSDADIERIKKVASND encoded by the coding sequence GTGGCGAGAAACCGCACCTTCTCAACCGTTGAGGCGGCCAAGGAAATCGGCATCTCCAAGCCGACCCTGCTTCGATGGATTCGAGACAAGAAGATCGCTGATGTGAAGAGAGATCGGAACAAATGGCGCGTTTTTTCCGACGCCGATATCGAGCGCATCAAGAAGGTCGCTTCAAATGACTAA